One region of Mycolicibacterium insubricum genomic DNA includes:
- a CDS encoding acyl-CoA dehydrogenase family protein, translated as MDFRLDNEQELLRDGLARFLSARYDLAASRATARTGAGWQPDIWRSFADELGILGATLPADVGGSDGGAVELMVIAEELGRALVIEPYVGTVVVSGGLLRRAGGETAHALLERIAAGDAVVALAATEAGSVDELAPVSTATRDGDEWVLDGAKTVVLDAPLADHLIISARTDEGLSLFVCEFDAAASPPGVSVHGYRTIDDRRAADLSFDGLRLPGTALLGEAGCAESNLARALDEGATAVASEAVGCMRNVLADTVEYAKTRQQFGAPIGSFQALQHRMTDMYMELQQSVAAVCLAVLNLDAEPTARARAVSAAKVTVGRAARLIGQEAVQLHGAMGMTEELAIGDYFKRLTAVQYEFGSTDRHRTRYAALTRPGR; from the coding sequence ATGGACTTCAGACTCGACAACGAGCAGGAACTGCTGCGCGACGGGCTCGCCCGGTTCCTCTCGGCCCGCTATGACCTCGCCGCGAGCCGCGCCACCGCCCGAACCGGCGCCGGCTGGCAGCCCGACATCTGGCGTTCGTTCGCCGACGAGTTGGGGATCCTGGGTGCCACCCTGCCCGCCGACGTCGGCGGCAGCGACGGCGGGGCCGTCGAGTTGATGGTCATCGCCGAGGAGCTGGGCCGGGCCCTGGTGATCGAGCCCTATGTCGGCACCGTCGTGGTGAGCGGTGGCCTGTTGCGCCGTGCCGGCGGTGAGACCGCGCACGCGCTGCTGGAGCGGATCGCCGCCGGCGATGCGGTCGTCGCGCTGGCCGCCACCGAGGCCGGTTCCGTCGACGAACTGGCCCCGGTGTCCACCGCGACCCGCGACGGCGACGAGTGGGTGCTCGACGGCGCGAAGACCGTCGTCCTGGACGCGCCACTGGCCGATCACCTGATCATCTCCGCGCGGACAGACGAGGGCCTGTCGCTGTTCGTCTGCGAATTCGATGCGGCCGCATCTCCTCCCGGGGTTTCGGTGCACGGTTACCGGACCATCGACGACCGGCGCGCCGCGGACCTTTCCTTCGACGGACTGCGGCTGCCGGGCACCGCGCTGCTCGGCGAGGCCGGCTGCGCGGAGTCGAATCTGGCGCGGGCGCTCGACGAGGGCGCCACGGCGGTGGCCTCTGAGGCCGTCGGGTGCATGCGAAACGTGTTGGCGGACACGGTGGAATACGCCAAGACGCGCCAGCAGTTCGGGGCGCCGATCGGCAGTTTCCAGGCGTTGCAGCATCGGATGACCGATATGTACATGGAGTTGCAGCAGTCCGTCGCCGCGGTGTGCCTGGCGGTGCTGAACCTCGACGCGGAACCGACGGCGCGGGCCCGCGCGGTGTCGGCCGCGAAGGTGACCGTCGGCCGGGCGGCCCGGTTGATCGGTCAGGAAGCGGTGCAGCTGCACGGCGCGATGGGGATGACCGAGGAGCTGGCGATCGGTGACTACTTCAAGCGGCTGACCGCCGTGCAGTACGAGTTCGGCAGCACCGACCGTCACCGCACCCGGTATGCGGCGCTGACCCGTCCCGGTCGGTAG
- a CDS encoding YeeE/YedE thiosulfate transporter family protein, whose translation MHIGVTAPLWVGLLVGMGFGIPAAHWGIGNPETVIRTARLLDRLIIGCFASVTAIGAVLLYGLHALGFAMHFGPKPLYLWGVLLGGLLFGIGVAISGYFPGTEWIAFGEGRRDALYAIPGALLGAVAWTLLYQTPVGKWLVHAANYGDLIVTGNINSFRPGLTFLVAVGYAVLMFGALLFLPRYSGGTSSCLRHLRSCSLDEHDRARMADTNAYLREGTVDLVRDSGGGGTAGDKDLVTSDDFYARRILIVAASVATLVVAAIFLRQIFGQSTTYSWLVGKLVLPGYDYTAEVVRGIGWEPLTDVGVMFGGLVSAVLIARRFGGFRPVLPPSWRNRFGASTGRRAAAAFGGSFLVLFGARMAGGCASGHILSGGVQLALSAWVFTAVVLVAMVLTARLVYRDADWATHPVDTQPAPALVAGRRFSRLTLIGVAAVALVAMLASAAWLTGTAALLPLVAVLVPWAIVVALVLAATVAARSVSPGPSSR comes from the coding sequence ATGCATATCGGTGTCACCGCACCCCTGTGGGTGGGCCTGCTGGTCGGGATGGGTTTCGGCATTCCGGCCGCACACTGGGGCATCGGCAACCCGGAGACCGTCATCCGCACCGCACGTCTGCTCGACCGACTGATCATCGGCTGCTTCGCCTCGGTCACCGCGATCGGCGCGGTACTGCTCTACGGCCTGCACGCGCTGGGCTTCGCCATGCATTTCGGGCCCAAGCCTCTCTACCTGTGGGGTGTGCTGCTCGGCGGCCTGCTGTTCGGGATCGGCGTCGCGATCAGCGGTTACTTCCCCGGCACCGAGTGGATCGCGTTCGGCGAGGGGCGCCGCGACGCGCTGTACGCCATTCCCGGCGCACTGCTGGGCGCGGTGGCCTGGACGCTGCTGTACCAGACGCCGGTCGGAAAATGGCTGGTGCACGCGGCGAATTACGGGGATCTGATCGTCACCGGCAACATCAACAGCTTCCGGCCGGGACTGACGTTCCTGGTGGCGGTCGGCTACGCGGTGCTGATGTTCGGCGCCCTGCTGTTCCTGCCCCGCTACTCCGGCGGCACCAGTAGTTGCCTGCGGCACCTGCGCAGCTGCAGCCTAGATGAGCACGACCGCGCCCGGATGGCCGATACCAACGCCTACCTGCGGGAAGGGACCGTCGATCTGGTCCGCGACAGTGGCGGTGGGGGCACTGCCGGCGACAAGGACCTGGTGACGTCGGACGATTTCTACGCCCGGCGGATCCTGATCGTGGCGGCCTCGGTGGCGACGCTGGTCGTCGCCGCGATCTTCCTGCGGCAGATCTTCGGCCAGTCCACCACGTATTCGTGGCTGGTCGGCAAGCTGGTGCTGCCCGGCTACGACTACACCGCCGAGGTGGTTCGCGGCATCGGTTGGGAGCCGCTGACCGACGTCGGGGTGATGTTCGGCGGCCTGGTGTCCGCGGTGCTGATCGCCCGCCGGTTCGGCGGCTTCCGGCCGGTGCTGCCGCCGTCGTGGCGCAACCGGTTTGGCGCGAGCACCGGGCGCCGGGCCGCCGCAGCGTTCGGTGGGTCGTTCCTGGTGTTGTTCGGCGCCCGGATGGCAGGCGGGTGCGCCAGCGGGCACATCCTCAGCGGCGGTGTTCAGCTGGCGCTAAGTGCCTGGGTGTTCACCGCCGTGGTGCTGGTGGCGATGGTGCTGACCGCGCGACTGGTGTACCGCGACGCCGACTGGGCCACCCATCCCGTAGACACCCAGCCGGCCCCTGCCCTGGTCGCCGGCCGACGATTCAGCCGCCTCACCCTGATCGGGGTGGCCGCCGTGGCGTTGGTCGCGATGCTGGCGAGCGCCGCGTGGCTCACCGGGACCGCCGCGCTGCTGCCCTTGGTCGCTGTGCTGGTGCCGTGGGCGATCGTCGTGGCCCTGGTGCTGGCCGCGACGGTGGCGGCCCGTTCCGTCAGCCCCGGGCCGTCCAGCAGGTGA
- the dnaE gene encoding DNA polymerase III subunit alpha gives MATSGSFVHLHNHTEYSMLDGAAKVNPMLAEAKRLGMPAIGMTDHGNMFGASEFYNAAVKADIKPIIGIEAYIAPASRFDTKRITWGDPSQRSDDVSASGAYLHMTMMAENATGLRNLFKLSSLASFEGQLGKWPRMDAEIIAEHASGIIATTGCPSGEVQTRLRLGHDREALEAAAKWREIFGPENFFLELMDHGLSIERRVREGLLEIGRKLDIPPLATNDCHYVTREAAHNHEALLCVQTGKTLSDPTRFKFDGDGYYLKSAEEMRALWDDQVPGACDSTVLIAERVQPYTDVWTPVDRMPIFPVPEGHDQGSWLRHEVAEGLRRRFPDGVPQEYITRAEYEIDVICGKGFPSYFLIVADLISYARSIGIWVGPGRGSAAGSLVAYALSITNIDPIPHGLLFERFLNPERPSAPDIDIDFDDRRRGEMVRYAAEKWGSDRVAQVITFGTIKTKAAIKDSARVHYGQPGFAIADRITKALPPPIMAKDIPVSGITDPNHERYKEAAEVRALIDTDPDVRTIYETALGLEGLVRNAGVHACAVIMSSQPLIEAIPLWKRPQDGAIITGWDYPSCEAIGLLKMDFLGLRNLTIIGDCLANIKANRGEDLDLEKLSFDDEKTYELLSRGDTLGVFQLDGGPMRDLLRRMQPTEFNDIVAVLALYRPGPMGMNAHNDYADRKNARQPIKPIHPELEEPLKEILAETYGLIVYQEQIMFIAQKVASYSMGKADALRKAMGKKKIEVLEAEYQGFREGMMANGFSEGAVKALWDTILPFAGYAFNKSHAAGYGLVSYWTAYLKANYPAEYMAGLLTSVGDDKDKAAVYLADCRRLGITVLPPDVNESEVNFASVGADIRFGMGAIRNVGANVVTSLIETRKAKGHFTDFSDYLNKIDISACNKKVTESLIKAGAFDSLKHARKGLFLVHTDAVDSVLGTKKAEAVGQFDLFGGGSEDGAEGVDSVFTIKVPDEEWEDKHKLALEREMLGLYVSGHPLDGVAHLLANQVDTQIPAILEGDVADGTTVLVGGILAGVNRRVNKNGLPWASAQLEDLTGGIEVLFFPQTYSMVGADVADDAVVLVKAKVNMRDDRISLIAHELIVPDFSSANGNRPLAVSLPTRQCTIDKVSALKQVLARHPGTTQIYLRLISGERITTLELDQGLRVTPSSALMGDLKALLGPGCLGG, from the coding sequence GCAACCTGTTCAAACTGTCCTCGCTGGCGTCCTTCGAGGGCCAGCTGGGCAAGTGGCCCCGGATGGACGCCGAGATCATCGCCGAGCACGCCTCCGGCATCATCGCGACGACGGGCTGCCCGTCCGGGGAGGTGCAGACGCGGCTGCGCCTCGGTCACGACCGGGAGGCGCTGGAGGCCGCCGCCAAGTGGCGCGAGATCTTCGGTCCGGAGAATTTCTTCCTGGAACTGATGGACCACGGTCTATCCATCGAACGCCGGGTCCGCGAGGGATTGCTGGAGATCGGCCGCAAGCTCGACATCCCGCCGCTGGCCACCAACGACTGCCACTACGTGACCCGCGAGGCCGCGCACAACCATGAGGCGCTGCTGTGCGTGCAGACCGGCAAGACGCTGTCGGACCCCACCCGGTTCAAGTTCGACGGCGACGGCTACTACCTCAAGTCGGCCGAGGAGATGCGGGCCCTGTGGGATGACCAGGTGCCCGGCGCCTGTGACTCCACCGTCCTGATCGCCGAGCGGGTGCAGCCCTACACCGACGTGTGGACCCCGGTGGACCGGATGCCGATCTTCCCGGTGCCCGAGGGGCACGACCAGGGCTCCTGGCTGCGCCATGAGGTGGCCGAGGGCCTGCGGCGCCGGTTCCCCGACGGGGTCCCGCAGGAGTACATAACCCGCGCCGAATACGAGATCGACGTCATCTGTGGCAAGGGCTTCCCGTCGTACTTCCTGATCGTGGCCGACCTGATCAGCTATGCCCGCTCGATCGGCATCTGGGTGGGCCCGGGCCGCGGATCGGCGGCCGGCTCGCTGGTCGCCTATGCCCTGTCGATCACCAACATCGACCCGATTCCGCACGGCCTGCTGTTCGAGCGGTTCCTCAACCCGGAGCGGCCGTCGGCCCCGGATATCGATATCGACTTCGACGACCGCCGCCGCGGCGAGATGGTCCGCTACGCCGCCGAGAAGTGGGGCAGCGACCGCGTCGCCCAGGTCATCACCTTCGGCACCATCAAGACCAAGGCCGCCATCAAGGATTCGGCCCGAGTCCACTACGGCCAGCCCGGATTCGCCATCGCCGACCGGATCACCAAGGCGTTGCCGCCGCCGATCATGGCCAAGGACATCCCGGTCTCGGGCATCACCGACCCGAACCACGAGCGGTACAAGGAAGCCGCCGAGGTACGGGCGCTGATCGACACCGATCCCGATGTGCGCACCATCTACGAGACGGCGCTGGGCCTGGAGGGCCTGGTCCGCAACGCCGGCGTGCACGCCTGCGCGGTGATCATGAGCTCCCAGCCGCTGATCGAGGCGATCCCGCTGTGGAAACGCCCGCAGGACGGCGCCATCATCACCGGCTGGGACTACCCGTCGTGCGAGGCCATCGGTCTGTTGAAGATGGACTTCCTGGGGCTGCGGAACCTGACGATCATCGGGGACTGCCTGGCCAACATCAAGGCCAACCGGGGCGAGGACCTCGACCTGGAGAAGCTGTCCTTCGACGACGAAAAGACCTACGAACTGCTCTCCCGCGGTGACACCCTCGGGGTGTTCCAGCTCGACGGCGGCCCGATGCGCGACCTGCTGCGCCGCATGCAGCCCACCGAGTTCAACGACATCGTCGCGGTGTTGGCGCTGTACCGTCCGGGCCCGATGGGCATGAACGCCCACAACGATTACGCCGACCGCAAGAACGCCCGCCAGCCGATCAAGCCGATCCACCCCGAGCTGGAGGAGCCGCTCAAAGAGATCCTCGCCGAGACCTACGGCCTGATCGTCTACCAAGAGCAGATCATGTTCATCGCCCAGAAGGTCGCCTCCTACAGCATGGGTAAGGCCGATGCGCTGCGAAAGGCCATGGGCAAGAAGAAGATCGAAGTGCTGGAGGCCGAGTACCAGGGCTTCCGCGAGGGCATGATGGCCAACGGCTTCTCCGAGGGCGCGGTGAAGGCGCTGTGGGACACCATCCTGCCGTTCGCCGGGTACGCATTCAACAAGTCGCACGCCGCCGGCTACGGCCTGGTGTCCTACTGGACGGCCTACCTGAAGGCCAATTACCCGGCGGAGTACATGGCCGGGCTGCTGACCTCGGTCGGTGACGACAAGGACAAGGCCGCGGTGTACCTGGCCGACTGCCGGCGCCTGGGCATCACCGTGCTGCCGCCGGATGTCAATGAATCCGAGGTGAACTTCGCCTCCGTCGGCGCCGATATCCGGTTCGGCATGGGCGCGATCCGCAACGTCGGCGCCAACGTGGTTACCTCCCTGATCGAGACCCGGAAGGCCAAGGGGCACTTCACCGATTTCTCCGACTACCTGAACAAGATCGACATCTCGGCGTGCAACAAGAAGGTCACCGAGTCGCTGATCAAGGCCGGCGCGTTCGACTCGCTCAAACACGCCCGCAAGGGTCTGTTCCTGGTGCACACCGATGCCGTCGACTCGGTGCTGGGCACCAAGAAGGCCGAGGCCGTGGGGCAGTTCGACCTCTTCGGCGGCGGCAGTGAAGACGGGGCGGAGGGTGTCGACTCCGTCTTCACCATCAAGGTGCCCGACGAGGAGTGGGAGGACAAGCACAAGCTCGCCCTGGAACGGGAGATGCTGGGGCTGTACGTGTCCGGGCACCCGCTCGACGGCGTCGCGCACCTGCTGGCCAACCAGGTCGACACCCAGATCCCGGCGATCCTGGAGGGCGATGTCGCCGACGGTACCACCGTGCTGGTGGGTGGCATCCTGGCCGGCGTGAACCGGCGGGTCAACAAGAACGGATTGCCCTGGGCCTCAGCGCAACTGGAGGACCTCACCGGTGGTATCGAGGTGCTGTTCTTCCCGCAGACCTACTCGATGGTCGGTGCCGACGTCGCCGACGACGCCGTGGTGCTGGTCAAGGCCAAGGTCAATATGCGCGACGACCGGATCTCGCTGATCGCCCACGAACTGATCGTCCCGGATTTCAGCAGCGCCAACGGTAACCGGCCGCTGGCGGTCAGCCTGCCCACGCGGCAATGCACGATCGACAAGGTCAGCGCCCTCAAGCAGGTGCTGGCTCGGCATCCCGGGACCACCCAGATCTACCTGCGGTTGATCAGCGGCGAACGGATCACCACCCTGGAACTCGACCAGGGCCTGCGGGTGACCCCGTCCTCGGCGCTGATGGGGGACCTGAAGGCACTGCTCGGACCGGGCTGCCTGGGCGGCTGA
- the ilvA gene encoding threonine ammonia-lyase IlvA, which yields MSAAPSQSAQSGLSATEVEAAARRIADLVTPTPLQHSDRLSQLTGARVYLKREDLQVVRSYKIRGAYNLLMQLRPSEVAAGVVCASAGNHAQGFALACRSMGIHGRVYVPAKTPKQKRDRIRYHGGDFIELIVGGSTFDIAAAAAADDAARTGATLVPPYNDLRTMAGQGTVAVEILEQLGREPNLVVVPVGGGGCISGITAYLAERTQSTAVLGIEPAGAASMVAALAAGEPVTLEHVDQFVDGAAVARAGDLPFQVLSEAGDMVSLTTVDEGAVCTAMLDLYQNEGIIAEPAGALSVAGLMEADIEPDTTVVCLISGGNNDVSRYGEVLERSLVHLGLRHYFLVDFPQEPGALRGFLDEVLGPNDDITLFEYVKRNNRETGAALVGIELSSAGDLPGLLERMKTSECHIEMLEPGTPAYRYLT from the coding sequence GTGTCCGCCGCGCCGAGCCAGTCAGCCCAATCGGGCCTGTCCGCCACCGAGGTGGAGGCTGCCGCGCGCCGGATTGCCGACCTCGTCACGCCCACCCCGCTGCAGCACAGTGACCGACTGTCGCAGCTGACCGGTGCCCGGGTCTACCTCAAGCGCGAGGACCTGCAGGTCGTCCGCTCCTACAAGATCCGCGGCGCCTACAACCTGCTCATGCAGCTGCGCCCGAGCGAGGTCGCCGCCGGCGTCGTGTGCGCATCGGCGGGCAACCACGCCCAGGGCTTCGCGCTGGCCTGCCGCTCCATGGGTATCCACGGCCGGGTCTACGTACCGGCCAAGACCCCGAAGCAAAAGCGCGACCGGATCCGCTACCACGGCGGCGACTTCATCGAACTGATCGTCGGCGGCTCCACCTTCGACATCGCCGCGGCCGCGGCCGCGGACGACGCCGCGCGCACCGGTGCAACCCTGGTTCCGCCGTACAACGACCTGCGCACCATGGCCGGACAGGGCACCGTTGCCGTGGAGATCCTGGAACAACTCGGTCGCGAGCCCAACCTCGTCGTCGTTCCTGTCGGCGGCGGTGGCTGCATCAGCGGCATCACCGCCTACCTGGCCGAGCGCACCCAGTCGACCGCGGTGCTGGGCATCGAACCGGCCGGCGCGGCGTCGATGGTGGCCGCGCTGGCCGCGGGTGAGCCGGTCACCCTGGAGCACGTCGACCAGTTCGTCGACGGCGCCGCGGTGGCCCGTGCCGGTGACCTGCCCTTCCAGGTGCTGTCGGAGGCCGGGGACATGGTGTCGCTGACCACCGTCGACGAGGGCGCGGTGTGCACCGCCATGCTGGATCTGTACCAGAACGAGGGCATCATCGCCGAGCCCGCCGGCGCGCTGTCGGTGGCCGGACTGATGGAAGCCGACATCGAACCCGACACCACCGTGGTTTGCTTGATCTCCGGCGGCAACAACGACGTGTCCCGCTACGGCGAGGTGTTGGAACGCTCCCTGGTGCACCTGGGCCTGCGGCACTATTTCCTGGTCGACTTCCCCCAGGAGCCCGGCGCGCTGCGCGGCTTCCTCGACGAGGTGCTCGGCCCCAACGACGACATCACCTTGTTCGAGTACGTCAAGCGCAACAACCGGGAGACCGGGGCGGCGCTGGTCGGCATCGAATTGAGCTCTGCCGGAGACCTTCCCGGGCTGTTGGAGCGGATGAAGACCTCCGAATGCCACATCGAGATGCTCGAGCCCGGAACGCCGGCGTATCGCTATCTGACCTGA
- a CDS encoding acyl-CoA dehydrogenase family protein encodes MDLNWSDDDRAFRDEVRTFLAEKLTPELQRAGHRMTSVYADHEASMAWQAILHERGWAAPAWPVEYGGCDWSLTQHYIFSRESQLAGAPPLSPMGIRMVAHAIIRYGTEEQKAYFLPRILTGEVFFCQGYSEPESGSDLASLQMAAVDDGDHLVCTGSKIWTTHATEANWMFALVRTTRGPRKQQGITFLLLEMSSPGIEVHPLVMTSGERVQNQVFFDRVRVPKSNVIGEIDDGWTVAKYLLEFERGGSVTAPALQVMADEIAAAATVQPGPGGGALIDDPAFAAKLADARIRTEVLEILEFRTLAAVAAGGNPGTDSSMLKVISTELSQAITELALEAAGPRGRVYQPHATAPGGPISDYEPPADGHLSGQPWQAVAPLRYFNDRAGSIYAGSNEIQRNILAKAALGL; translated from the coding sequence ATGGATCTGAATTGGTCGGACGACGACCGCGCATTCCGCGACGAGGTACGAACGTTCCTCGCCGAGAAGCTGACCCCGGAGTTGCAACGCGCCGGTCACCGGATGACCAGCGTCTATGCCGACCACGAGGCCAGCATGGCGTGGCAGGCGATCCTGCACGAGCGTGGCTGGGCCGCGCCGGCCTGGCCGGTCGAATACGGCGGCTGTGACTGGTCACTGACCCAGCACTACATCTTCAGTCGCGAATCGCAGCTGGCGGGCGCTCCCCCGCTCTCCCCGATGGGCATCCGGATGGTGGCGCACGCGATCATCCGGTACGGCACCGAGGAACAGAAGGCCTACTTCCTGCCGCGGATCCTCACCGGTGAGGTCTTCTTCTGCCAGGGCTACTCCGAGCCGGAGTCCGGATCGGATCTGGCGTCGCTGCAGATGGCAGCGGTCGACGACGGCGATCACCTGGTCTGCACCGGCTCGAAGATCTGGACCACCCATGCCACCGAGGCCAACTGGATGTTCGCCCTGGTGCGTACCACCCGCGGCCCGCGCAAACAGCAGGGCATCACCTTCCTGCTCCTGGAGATGTCCAGCCCCGGCATCGAAGTCCATCCGCTGGTGATGACCTCCGGCGAGCGGGTTCAGAACCAGGTGTTCTTCGACCGGGTGCGAGTGCCCAAGAGCAACGTGATCGGCGAGATCGACGACGGCTGGACCGTCGCGAAGTATCTGCTGGAGTTCGAGCGCGGCGGTTCGGTGACCGCGCCTGCGCTGCAGGTGATGGCCGACGAGATCGCGGCGGCCGCCACCGTGCAGCCCGGGCCCGGCGGTGGCGCACTGATCGACGACCCTGCCTTCGCCGCCAAGCTCGCCGATGCGCGGATCCGCACCGAGGTGTTGGAAATCCTCGAATTCCGCACCCTGGCAGCGGTGGCCGCCGGCGGAAACCCCGGCACCGACTCGTCGATGCTCAAGGTGATCAGCACCGAGCTGAGTCAGGCGATCACCGAATTGGCGCTGGAGGCGGCCGGGCCGCGCGGCCGGGTGTACCAGCCGCATGCCACCGCACCCGGCGGACCGATCAGCGACTACGAACCCCCGGCCGACGGACACCTCAGCGGTCAACCGTGGCAGGCGGTGGCACCCCTGCGGTACTTCAACGACCGCGCCGGCTCGATCTACGCCGGTAGCAACGAGATTCAACGCAACATTCTCGCCAAAGCCGCCCTAGGACTGTAA
- a CDS encoding O-methyltransferase — protein MTTLQSPAVATVLDRMYAESGAQFEQLRSPDSPLRAGMKRLAGASAQERADALAEVYMPVSPEAGRLLYSLVRATRPAVVVEFGMSLGISAIHLAAGVRDNGTGRVITTELSAVKIAAARATFDEVGLAEEITILDGDATQTLADVDGPVGLVLLDGWKELYLPVIKLLEPKLAPGALILADNTSHAETQPYLDYVREPGSGYVSVNITENKGGDDPDGMEITCWTARG, from the coding sequence ATGACCACGTTGCAGAGCCCTGCCGTCGCTACCGTCCTGGATCGGATGTACGCCGAGAGCGGTGCCCAGTTCGAGCAGTTGCGCTCACCGGACTCGCCGCTGCGCGCCGGGATGAAACGGCTGGCGGGCGCCAGCGCGCAGGAGCGCGCCGACGCCCTGGCCGAGGTGTACATGCCGGTGTCCCCGGAGGCGGGCCGGCTGCTGTACTCCCTGGTGCGCGCCACGAGACCGGCGGTGGTGGTGGAATTCGGTATGTCCCTGGGTATTTCGGCGATCCACCTGGCCGCCGGGGTCCGTGACAACGGGACCGGCCGGGTGATCACCACCGAACTGTCGGCGGTCAAGATCGCCGCCGCCCGCGCGACGTTCGACGAGGTGGGGCTGGCCGAGGAGATCACCATCCTCGATGGCGACGCCACCCAGACCCTGGCCGACGTGGACGGGCCGGTCGGGCTGGTGCTGCTGGACGGGTGGAAGGAGCTCTATCTGCCGGTGATCAAGCTGCTGGAGCCCAAACTCGCCCCGGGTGCGCTGATCCTGGCCGACAACACCAGCCACGCCGAAACCCAGCCCTACCTCGACTACGTACGGGAGCCCGGCAGCGGCTACGTCAGCGTGAACATCACCGAGAACAAAGGCGGGGACGACCCCGACGGCATGGAGATCACCTGCTGGACGGCCCGGGGCTGA
- a CDS encoding nitroreductase family deazaflavin-dependent oxidoreductase, whose translation MPLTGEYEPSTLDWARKNAEEIMASGGTQGMQMRGMAVILLTTIGAKTGKIRKTPLMRVEHDGEYAIVASLGGAPKNPVWYYNVKAHPRVELQDGTVTGDYEAREVFGDEKAIWWERAVAAYPDYADYQAKTDRQIPVFVLTPA comes from the coding sequence ATGCCACTGACCGGAGAATACGAACCGAGCACGCTGGACTGGGCCCGTAAGAACGCCGAGGAGATCATGGCCTCCGGCGGCACCCAGGGAATGCAGATGCGCGGGATGGCCGTCATCCTGCTCACCACGATCGGCGCCAAGACCGGCAAGATCCGCAAGACCCCGCTGATGCGCGTCGAGCACGACGGCGAATACGCCATCGTCGCCTCGCTGGGCGGGGCACCGAAGAACCCGGTCTGGTACTACAACGTCAAGGCTCACCCGCGCGTCGAGCTCCAGGACGGCACCGTCACCGGCGACTACGAGGCGCGCGAGGTGTTCGGCGACGAGAAGGCCATCTGGTGGGAGCGCGCCGTTGCTGCCTACCCGGACTACGCCGACTACCAGGCCAAGACCGACCGGCAGATCCCAGTCTTCGTGCTCACCCCTGCCTGA